In one window of Pseudomonas benzenivorans DNA:
- a CDS encoding heme lyase CcmF/NrfE family subunit, whose translation MIPELGHLAMILALCMSLVQASLPLIGAWRGDRQWMGLAQPAAWGQFSFVAFAFLCLTYAFMVDDFSVAYVASNSNSALPWYYKFSAVWGAHEGSLLLWALILAGWTFAVSIFSRQLPEEMLARVLGVMGLISIGFLLFLIVTSNPFARLLPNSPVDGNDLNPLLQDFGLIIHPPMLYMGYVGFSVAFAFAIAALLGGKLDAAWARWSRPWTLVAWAFLGIGIALGSWWAYYELGWGGWWFWDPVENASFMPWLVGTALIHSLAVTEKRGVFKSWTVLLAIAAFSLSLLGTFLVRSGVLTSVHAFASDPERGVFILAFLLLVVGGSLTLFALRAPVVKSQVGFALWSRETLLLVNNLILVVAAAMILLGTLYPLVLDAMTGAKLSVGPPYFNALFVPLMGLLLAMIALGVIVRWKDTPVRWLLGMLTPVLLASVALAVLGSLLVGDFNWAVLGVCLLAAWVVLAGLRDIHDKTRHKGLFKGLASLGRSYWGMQLAHLGLAVCALGVILTSLGSYERDMRMAPGDAVAIGGYQFVFDGAAHREGPNFSADRGTVRVLQGGEQIAVLHPEKRLYTVQQSVMTEAGIDAGFTRDLFVALGEPLENGAWAVRVHIKPFVRWIWLGALLMGLGGLLAACDKRYRMKVRTRVREALGTANQGTV comes from the coding sequence ATGATTCCCGAACTCGGCCACCTGGCCATGATCCTCGCCCTGTGCATGAGCCTGGTGCAGGCCAGCCTGCCGCTGATCGGCGCCTGGCGCGGCGACCGCCAGTGGATGGGCCTGGCCCAGCCCGCCGCCTGGGGCCAGTTCAGCTTCGTCGCCTTCGCCTTCCTGTGCCTGACCTACGCCTTCATGGTCGACGACTTTTCCGTCGCCTACGTGGCCAGCAACTCCAACAGCGCCTTGCCCTGGTACTACAAGTTCAGCGCGGTGTGGGGCGCCCACGAGGGCTCGCTGCTGCTCTGGGCCTTGATCCTGGCCGGCTGGACCTTCGCCGTGTCGATCTTCTCGCGGCAGCTGCCGGAGGAGATGCTGGCCCGGGTGCTCGGCGTGATGGGGCTGATCAGCATCGGCTTCCTGCTGTTCCTGATCGTCACCTCCAACCCCTTCGCCCGCCTGTTGCCCAACAGCCCGGTGGACGGCAACGACCTCAACCCGCTGTTGCAGGACTTCGGCCTGATCATCCATCCGCCGATGCTCTACATGGGTTACGTCGGCTTCTCGGTGGCCTTCGCCTTCGCCATCGCCGCGTTGCTCGGCGGCAAGCTGGACGCGGCCTGGGCGCGCTGGTCGCGGCCCTGGACCCTGGTCGCCTGGGCCTTCCTCGGCATCGGCATCGCCCTGGGCTCCTGGTGGGCCTACTACGAGCTGGGCTGGGGCGGCTGGTGGTTCTGGGACCCGGTGGAAAACGCCTCCTTCATGCCCTGGCTGGTCGGCACGGCGCTGATCCACTCGCTGGCCGTGACCGAGAAGCGCGGGGTGTTCAAGAGCTGGACGGTGCTGCTGGCGATCGCCGCCTTCTCCCTCAGCCTGCTGGGCACCTTCCTGGTGCGCTCCGGGGTGCTGACCTCGGTGCACGCCTTCGCCAGCGACCCCGAGCGCGGGGTGTTCATCCTGGCCTTCCTGCTGCTGGTGGTCGGCGGCTCCCTGACCCTGTTCGCCCTCCGCGCGCCGGTGGTCAAGAGCCAGGTCGGCTTCGCCCTGTGGTCGCGGGAAACCCTGCTGCTGGTGAACAACCTGATCCTGGTGGTGGCGGCGGCCATGATCCTGCTCGGCACCCTCTACCCCCTGGTGCTCGATGCCATGACCGGGGCCAAGCTGTCGGTCGGCCCGCCGTACTTCAACGCCCTGTTCGTGCCGTTGATGGGCCTGCTGCTGGCGATGATCGCCCTCGGCGTGATCGTGCGCTGGAAGGACACCCCCGTGCGCTGGCTGCTGGGCATGCTCACGCCGGTGCTGCTGGCCAGCGTGGCTCTGGCCGTGCTCGGCAGCCTGTTGGTCGGCGACTTCAACTGGGCGGTGCTGGGCGTCTGCCTGCTGGCCGCCTGGGTGGTGCTGGCCGGCTTGCGTGATATCCACGACAAGACCCGCCACAAGGGCCTGTTCAAGGGCCTGGCGAGCCTGGGGCGCAGCTACTGGGGCATGCAGCTGGCGCACCTGGGCCTGGCGGTCTGCGCCCTGGGGGTGATTCTCACCAGCCTGGGCAGCTACGAGCGGGACATGCGCATGGCGCCCGGTGACGCGGTGGCCATCGGCGGTTACCAGTTCGTCTTCGACGGCGCGGCGCACCGCGAGGGTCCCAACTTCAGTGCGGACCGCGGCACCGTCAGGGTGCTGCAGGGCGGCGAGCAGATCGCCGTGCTGCACCCGGAGAAGCGCCTGTATACCGTGCAGCAGTCGGTGATGACCGAGGCCGGCATCGACGCCGGCTTCACCCGCGACCTGTTCGTCGCCCTCGGCGAGCCGCTGGAAAACGGCGCCTGGGCGGTACGGGTGCACATCAAGCCGTTCGTCCGCTGGATCTGGCTGGGCGCGCTGTTGATGGGCCTGGGCGGCCTGCTCGCCGCCTGCGACAAGCGTTATCGGATGAAGGTCAGGACCCGGGTGCGCGAAGCCCTGGGTACGGCGAATCAGGGAACTGTCTAA
- a CDS encoding DsbE family thiol:disulfide interchange protein has protein sequence MRVIFIAFVAGVLGSFAYLSWIQMNKEDITELPSALIGKPFPAFSLPAVQGGATLTQDDLKGKPALVNVWATWCVACRAEHPVLNRLAELGVNIHGVNYKDDNGDARKWLKEFHDPYQLNIDDARGSLGLNLGVYGAPETFLIDKQGIIRHKFVGVIDERVWREQLAPLYQQLVDEVAP, from the coding sequence ATGCGAGTTATATTCATTGCCTTCGTCGCTGGAGTGCTAGGTTCATTTGCTTATTTGTCTTGGATTCAGATGAACAAAGAGGACATTACCGAGCTGCCCTCGGCGCTGATCGGCAAGCCGTTTCCGGCCTTCTCCCTGCCGGCGGTGCAGGGCGGCGCGACCCTGACCCAGGACGACCTCAAGGGCAAGCCGGCGCTGGTCAACGTCTGGGCCACCTGGTGCGTGGCCTGCCGCGCCGAACACCCGGTGCTGAACAGGCTGGCCGAGCTGGGGGTGAACATCCACGGGGTCAACTACAAGGACGACAACGGCGATGCGCGCAAATGGCTCAAGGAGTTCCACGACCCCTACCAGCTGAACATCGACGACGCCCGTGGCTCCCTGGGCCTGAACCTGGGGGTGTACGGCGCGCCCGAGACCTTCCTGATCGACAAGCAGGGCATCATCCGCCACAAGTTCGTCGGGGTGATCGACGAGCGGGTCTGGCGCGAGCAGCTGGCGCCGCTGTACCAGCAGCTGGTCGACGAGGTGGCGCCATGA
- a CDS encoding cytochrome c-type biogenesis protein, producing the protein MKRLLTAALLSLALLGTAQAAIDTYEFASEAERQRYRTLVEELRCPKCQNQNIADSDAPIAMDLRAEIYRMLEEGQSDEQIIDFLVARYGDFVLYKPPVSSRTLLLWYGPAALLIAGFVLLGVIVLRRRGKSSAPGQGLSDAERQRLAALLNQASSEKKDP; encoded by the coding sequence ATGAAGCGCCTGCTCACCGCCGCGTTGCTGAGTCTGGCGCTGCTCGGCACGGCCCAGGCGGCCATCGACACCTACGAGTTCGCCAGCGAGGCGGAGCGCCAGCGTTACCGCACCCTGGTCGAGGAGCTGCGCTGCCCGAAGTGCCAGAACCAGAACATCGCCGACTCCGACGCGCCCATCGCCATGGACCTGCGCGCGGAGATCTACCGCATGCTCGAGGAAGGCCAGAGCGACGAGCAGATCATCGACTTCCTGGTGGCCCGCTACGGCGATTTCGTGCTGTACAAGCCGCCGGTCAGCTCGCGCACCCTGCTGCTCTGGTATGGCCCGGCCGCTCTGCTGATCGCCGGCTTCGTACTGCTCGGCGTGATAGTGCTGCGCCGCCGCGGCAAATCCTCCGCGCCGGGGCAGGGGCTCTCCGACGCCGAGCGCCAGCGTCTGGCCGCCCTGTTGAATCAAGCCTCCTCGGAAAAGAAAGACCCATGA
- the ccmI gene encoding c-type cytochrome biogenesis protein CcmI yields MIEFWLSAGLLLLAALAFLLIPVLRGRKAQAEEDRTALNVTLYQERLQELEGEHRAGILSDAQLQAGRDEAARELLADTEGAGRKARNGVLGSKVPLTAALLMPLLGYGLYLHWGAIDRVEQARSFAEQPQSIEEMTARLEATVKDNPESAEGWYFLGRTYMAQERAGEAAQAFERAVAIAGRQPELLGQWAQALYFAGNKQWSERLQQLTDEALQADPAEVTSLGLLGIAAFEGGRFAEAIEHWQRLVAALPEQDPSRQAIEGGIARARERLAAEGGAQPAEPAAEQGRQLLVRVELAAALRDEVQPGDSVFVFARAVSGPPMPLAVKRLTVAELPAEVSLSDSDAMMPQLKLSGFERVQLVARISRKGDATAGEWVGRSQPLASSSAEPQRLTIDSADAQGQ; encoded by the coding sequence ATGATCGAATTCTGGCTGTCCGCCGGGCTGCTGCTGCTGGCTGCCCTGGCTTTTTTGCTGATTCCGGTGCTGCGCGGGCGCAAGGCCCAGGCCGAGGAAGATCGCACCGCCCTCAACGTCACTCTCTATCAGGAGCGCCTGCAGGAGCTGGAGGGCGAACATCGTGCCGGCATCCTCAGCGATGCCCAGCTGCAGGCCGGGCGTGACGAGGCGGCGCGCGAGCTGCTGGCCGACACCGAAGGCGCGGGCCGCAAGGCCAGGAATGGTGTGCTCGGTAGCAAGGTGCCGCTGACCGCGGCGCTGCTGATGCCGCTGCTGGGCTATGGCCTGTACCTGCACTGGGGCGCCATCGACCGGGTCGAGCAGGCGCGGAGCTTCGCCGAGCAGCCGCAGAGCATCGAGGAGATGACCGCGCGCCTGGAGGCGACGGTCAAGGACAACCCCGAGTCGGCCGAGGGCTGGTACTTCCTCGGCCGCACCTATATGGCCCAGGAGCGGGCCGGCGAGGCGGCCCAGGCCTTCGAGCGGGCGGTTGCCATCGCCGGGCGCCAGCCGGAGCTGCTCGGCCAGTGGGCCCAGGCCCTGTATTTCGCCGGCAACAAGCAGTGGAGCGAGCGGCTGCAGCAGCTGACCGACGAGGCCCTGCAGGCGGACCCGGCGGAGGTCACCAGCCTCGGCCTGCTCGGCATCGCCGCCTTCGAGGGCGGGCGCTTCGCCGAGGCCATCGAGCACTGGCAGCGTCTGGTGGCCGCACTGCCGGAGCAGGACCCGTCGCGCCAGGCGATCGAGGGCGGCATCGCCCGGGCCCGCGAGCGGCTCGCCGCCGAGGGCGGTGCGCAACCTGCGGAGCCGGCGGCAGAGCAGGGCCGGCAACTGCTGGTCAGGGTCGAGCTGGCCGCCGCGTTGCGCGATGAGGTGCAGCCTGGCGACAGCGTGTTCGTCTTCGCCCGCGCCGTCTCCGGTCCGCCCATGCCGCTGGCGGTCAAGCGCCTGACCGTGGCCGAGCTGCCAGCCGAGGTCAGTCTGTCGGACAGCGATGCGATGATGCCGCAGCTCAAGCTCTCCGGCTTCGAACGGGTGCAGCTGGTGGCGCGCATCTCGCGCAAAGGCGACGCCACCGCCGGCGAGTGGGTCGGCCGCAGCCAGCCGCTGGCCAGCAGCAGCGCCGAGCCGCAGCGCCTGACCATCGACAGCGCGGACGCCCAAGGGCAATGA
- a CDS encoding pirin family protein, which yields MSSLRSVLSIHPGQAASDGAGVRLTRVIGGAGIERFDPFLMLDEFGSDNPDDYIAGFPPHPHRGFETITYMLAGSMRHEDHLGNVGLLQSGGVQWMTAARGIIHSEMPEQEQGVMRGFQLWLNLPRQDKLGEPGYRDIPAAEIPRLTSTGGVEVVVIAGRFDDGQVQQAGAVQRPHTEPQLFDLRLPAGSRIAPRLTDGHRALLYVYEGSLELPGATPRTVTAGRLVRLSDEGELQLASSQGARLLLIAGKPLNEPIVQYGPFVMNSREEIEQALRDYRDGVLA from the coding sequence ATGAGTTCACTGCGCAGCGTGCTGTCCATCCATCCCGGCCAGGCGGCCTCCGACGGCGCCGGGGTGCGTCTGACCCGGGTGATAGGCGGCGCCGGGATCGAACGCTTCGACCCCTTCCTGATGCTCGACGAGTTCGGCTCGGATAACCCGGACGACTATATCGCCGGCTTTCCGCCGCACCCGCACCGCGGCTTCGAGACCATCACCTACATGCTCGCCGGAAGCATGCGTCACGAGGACCACCTGGGCAATGTCGGCCTGCTGCAGAGCGGCGGCGTGCAGTGGATGACCGCCGCCCGCGGCATCATCCACAGCGAGATGCCCGAGCAGGAGCAGGGGGTGATGCGCGGCTTCCAGCTGTGGCTGAACCTGCCGCGCCAGGACAAGCTCGGCGAACCCGGCTACCGCGACATCCCCGCCGCCGAGATCCCGCGCCTGACCAGCACCGGTGGCGTCGAGGTAGTGGTGATCGCCGGCCGGTTCGACGACGGCCAGGTGCAACAGGCCGGCGCGGTGCAGCGGCCGCATACCGAGCCACAGCTGTTCGACCTGCGCCTGCCGGCCGGCAGCCGAATCGCTCCGCGCCTGACGGACGGCCATCGCGCCCTGCTCTATGTCTACGAGGGCAGCCTGGAGCTGCCGGGCGCCACGCCCAGGACGGTGACGGCCGGTCGTCTGGTGCGCCTGTCCGACGAGGGTGAGTTGCAGCTGGCCAGCAGCCAGGGCGCCCGCCTGCTATTGATCGCCGGCAAGCCGCTGAACGAGCCGATCGTGCAATACGGCCCCTTCGTGATGAACAGCCGGGAGGAGATCGAGCAGGCGCTGCGCGACTACCGCGACGGCGTACTGGCCTGA
- a CDS encoding MerR family transcriptional regulator — translation MRVAQLARAAAVSAETVRHYTDLGLLRPSREPHNGYQNFSADDLQRLRFIARARRLGFSLKDVQLILERTEGGAEHCGEVRDLLGERLLALQAHIEECQRLALVMRSALDDWADKPQCAPDGQALCRLIEDFELPEESRPATPCPAH, via the coding sequence ATGCGCGTCGCCCAACTGGCCAGAGCCGCCGCCGTCAGCGCGGAAACCGTGCGCCACTACACCGACCTGGGCCTGCTGCGCCCCAGTCGCGAGCCGCACAACGGCTACCAGAACTTCTCCGCCGACGACCTGCAGCGCCTGCGCTTCATCGCCCGCGCCCGGCGCCTGGGCTTCAGCCTCAAGGACGTGCAGCTGATACTCGAGCGCACCGAAGGCGGCGCCGAACACTGCGGCGAGGTGCGCGACCTGCTCGGCGAGCGTCTGCTGGCCCTGCAGGCGCATATCGAGGAGTGCCAGCGCCTGGCCCTGGTGATGCGCAGCGCCCTCGACGACTGGGCCGATAAGCCCCAGTGCGCGCCGGATGGCCAGGCCCTCTGCCGGTTGATCGAGGACTTCGAGCTGCCCGAGGAGAGCCGTCCGGCGACGCCCTGCCCGGCCCACTAA
- a CDS encoding MlaA family lipoprotein, which translates to MLSALLLVIGATAQAQQEADDDGFKQPLQHLQFNPSLDQREFERSTLGALNVYDPLESWNRRVYHFNYRFDEWVFLPLVDGYRYVTPDLVETGVSNFFGNLGEVPSLFNSLLQLKGQRAMRTTARLLFNTLIGVGGLWDPASRMGLPRQSEDFGQTLGFYGLPAGPYLMLPLLGPANLRDTGGLVVDFNLDSRINLLNVAAVSSSHPEVTLLKVVDERSTTNFRYGQLNSPFEYEKLRYFYTEARKLQIAE; encoded by the coding sequence CTGCTGTCCGCCCTGCTGCTGGTCATCGGCGCCACGGCCCAGGCCCAACAGGAAGCGGACGACGACGGCTTCAAGCAACCGCTGCAGCACCTGCAGTTCAACCCCAGCCTGGACCAGCGCGAGTTCGAGCGTTCGACCCTCGGCGCGCTGAACGTCTACGACCCGCTGGAGTCGTGGAACCGGCGGGTCTACCACTTCAACTACCGTTTCGACGAATGGGTCTTCCTGCCGCTGGTGGATGGCTACCGCTACGTCACCCCGGACCTGGTGGAGACCGGCGTCAGCAACTTCTTCGGCAACCTCGGCGAGGTGCCCAGCCTGTTCAACAGCCTGCTGCAGCTCAAGGGCCAGCGCGCCATGCGCACCACCGCACGGCTGCTGTTCAACACCCTCATCGGCGTGGGCGGGCTGTGGGACCCGGCCAGCCGCATGGGCCTGCCCAGGCAGAGCGAAGACTTCGGCCAGACCCTGGGCTTCTATGGCCTGCCCGCCGGCCCCTACCTGATGCTGCCGCTGCTCGGCCCCGCCAACCTGCGCGATACCGGCGGGCTGGTGGTGGACTTCAACCTAGACAGCCGCATCAACCTGCTCAACGTCGCGGCAGTCAGCAGCAGCCACCCGGAAGTCACCCTGCTGAAGGTGGTCGACGAACGCTCGACCACCAACTTCCGCTACGGCCAGCTCAACAGCCCCTTCGAATACGAGAAGCTGCGCTATTTCTACACCGAGGCGCGCAAGCTGCAGATCGCCGAATAG
- a CDS encoding alpha/beta fold hydrolase family protein → MPFLPRLAALLGGLLIAAPLWAADIDAGSYGYPLSNPFEATIATTPPDLRPPLPADSDIDQGDYKVRLRPERQFEVPENFWSVTKLGYRLAQQEGEAPLIFIIAGTGAHYSNGTMEYLKKLFYGAGYHVVQLSSPTSYDFMTAASRFATPGFSSDDADDLYRVMQAVRAQHPRLAVSEYHLTGYSLGGLHAAFVSHLDETRRSFNFKRVLLLNPPVNLYTSISNLDRLVQTRVEGIDSTTTFYELVLGKLTRYFQTQGHIDLNEALLYDFQQSAEQLSDEQMAMLIGAVFRFAAADIAFTSDLINRRGLITPVGQPIGEGTSLTPFFKRALQCDFDCYIGEQLIPMWRARHNGGSLSQLIDQVSLYALEDYLKNSDKIAVMHNADDLILGRGDLGFLRRTLGKRLTLYPLGGHCGNLNYRVNSDAMLEFFRGQAF, encoded by the coding sequence ATGCCGTTCCTCCCCCGTCTCGCCGCCCTGCTCGGCGGCCTGCTCATCGCCGCGCCCCTATGGGCCGCCGACATCGACGCCGGCAGCTATGGCTACCCGCTGAGCAACCCGTTCGAGGCGACCATCGCCACCACGCCGCCGGACCTGCGCCCGCCGCTTCCGGCCGACAGCGATATCGATCAGGGCGACTACAAGGTCCGCCTGCGCCCGGAACGCCAGTTCGAGGTGCCGGAAAACTTCTGGTCGGTGACCAAGCTGGGCTACCGCCTGGCCCAGCAGGAGGGCGAGGCGCCGCTGATCTTCATCATCGCCGGCACCGGCGCGCATTACAGCAACGGCACCATGGAGTACCTGAAGAAACTGTTCTACGGCGCCGGCTACCACGTGGTGCAGCTGTCCTCGCCGACCAGCTACGACTTCATGACCGCCGCCTCGCGCTTCGCCACGCCGGGCTTCTCCAGCGACGACGCCGACGACCTGTACCGGGTGATGCAGGCGGTGCGCGCCCAGCACCCCAGGCTGGCGGTCAGCGAATACCACCTCACCGGTTACAGCCTGGGTGGCCTGCACGCCGCCTTCGTCAGCCACCTCGACGAGACCCGGCGCAGCTTCAACTTCAAGCGCGTGCTGCTGCTCAATCCGCCGGTCAACCTCTACACCTCGATCAGCAACCTCGACCGCCTGGTGCAGACCCGGGTCGAGGGCATCGACAGCACCACCACCTTCTATGAGCTGGTGCTGGGCAAGCTGACCCGCTATTTCCAGACCCAGGGGCATATCGACCTCAACGAGGCCTTGCTCTACGACTTCCAGCAGTCGGCGGAGCAGCTCTCCGACGAGCAGATGGCCATGCTGATCGGCGCGGTGTTCCGCTTCGCCGCCGCCGACATCGCCTTCACCTCGGACCTGATCAACCGCCGCGGCCTGATCACTCCGGTCGGCCAGCCGATCGGCGAAGGCACCAGCCTCACCCCCTTCTTCAAGCGCGCCCTGCAGTGCGACTTCGACTGCTACATCGGCGAACAACTGATTCCCATGTGGCGGGCTCGGCATAACGGCGGCAGCCTGAGCCAGCTGATCGACCAGGTCAGCCTCTACGCCCTGGAGGACTACCTGAAGAACAGCGACAAGATCGCCGTGATGCACAACGCCGACGACCTCATCCTCGGCCGCGGCGACCTGGGCTTCCTGCGTCGCACCCTGGGCAAGCGCCTGACCCTCTACCCCCTGGGCGGGCATTGCGGCAACCTCAACTACCGCGTCAACAGCGACGCCATGCTGGAGTTCTTCCGTGGCCAAGCCTTCTAG
- a CDS encoding GNAT family N-acetyltransferase: MSRLQIRPAQPEDTDLILTLIRELADYERLGDQVVAEPAQLAEHLFGPRPYAEVLIGELDGQAAGFALFFHNFSTFLGQPGIYLEDLYVRPAARGAGLGKALLSRLANLTVERDCGRLDWAVLNWNEPALDFYRSLGARPQDDWTGYRLTGPALHALAEKPA, encoded by the coding sequence ATGAGCCGTCTGCAGATCCGCCCCGCCCAGCCCGAAGACACCGACCTGATCCTCACGCTGATCCGCGAACTGGCCGACTACGAGAGACTCGGCGACCAGGTGGTCGCCGAGCCGGCCCAACTGGCCGAGCACCTGTTCGGCCCGCGCCCCTATGCCGAGGTGCTGATCGGCGAGCTGGACGGCCAGGCCGCAGGCTTTGCCCTGTTCTTCCACAACTTCTCGACCTTCCTCGGCCAGCCCGGCATCTACCTCGAGGACCTCTATGTGCGCCCCGCAGCACGCGGCGCCGGCCTGGGCAAGGCTCTGCTCTCGCGTCTGGCGAACCTGACGGTCGAACGTGACTGCGGCCGCCTGGACTGGGCGGTGCTGAACTGGAACGAGCCGGCCCTCGACTTCTACCGCAGCCTCGGCGCCCGCCCACAGGATGACTGGACGGGCTATCGCCTGACCGGCCCGGCGTTGCATGCATTAGCGGAAAAACCGGCCTGA
- a CDS encoding DUF2061 domain-containing protein, giving the protein MLKTLTFTLMHFCIAFAVTYALTGSVAASGLVAAIEPLCNSLGFYCHEKIWQRFERGQHPKAERPPHAWLHHQA; this is encoded by the coding sequence ATGCTCAAGACCCTGACCTTCACCCTGATGCACTTCTGCATCGCCTTCGCGGTGACCTACGCGCTGACCGGCAGCGTAGCCGCCAGCGGCCTGGTCGCCGCCATCGAGCCCCTGTGCAACTCGCTCGGTTTCTATTGTCACGAGAAAATCTGGCAGCGCTTCGAGCGCGGCCAGCACCCCAAGGCCGAGCGCCCGCCCCATGCCTGGCTGCATCACCAGGCCTGA
- a CDS encoding ComEA family DNA-binding protein — protein MHKSYIASLLAAVLAFSSAAALAAEPAKSAPVEPVVAQVAEVGRINLNTADAATLKRELNGIGEVKARAIVEYREANGPFAAVEELLEVKGIGEATLAKNRDKLSVD, from the coding sequence ATGCATAAAAGCTACATCGCTTCCCTGCTGGCTGCCGTCCTGGCGTTTTCCTCCGCCGCCGCCCTGGCCGCCGAACCGGCCAAGAGCGCCCCGGTCGAGCCCGTCGTCGCTCAGGTGGCAGAGGTCGGCAGGATCAATCTCAATACCGCCGATGCCGCCACGCTCAAGCGTGAGCTCAACGGCATCGGCGAGGTGAAGGCCAGGGCCATCGTCGAGTACCGCGAGGCCAACGGTCCGTTCGCTGCGGTCGAGGAGCTGCTGGAGGTCAAGGGCATAGGCGAAGCCACCCTGGCGAAGAATCGTGACAAGCTCAGCGTCGATTAG
- a CDS encoding amino acid aminotransferase, with protein sequence MSLFSAVEMAPRDPILGLNEAFNADPRATKVNLGVGVYTNEEGRIPLLRAVAEAENALTAKHAPRGYLPIEGIAAYDQAVQTLLFGAGSALIEGGRVITAQALGGTGALKIGADFLKRLLPDATVAISDPSWENHRALFEAAGFPVRNYRYYDAFSNGVNRGGLLEDLKNLPARSIVVLHACCHNPTGVDLSMDDWQAVLEIVREREHVPFLDIAYQGFGDGIEEDAAAVRLFAQSGLTFFVSSSFSKSFSLYGERVGALSIVTGSQDETGRVLSQLKRVIRTNYSNPPTHGASVVAAVLGSPELRAMWEAELGEMRERIRGMRLAMVEQLAALDAKRDFGFVAQQRGMFSYSGLTTEQVERLKSEFAIYAVGTGRICVAALNQRNLPFVTQAIAQVL encoded by the coding sequence ATGAGTCTGTTCTCTGCCGTCGAAATGGCACCGCGCGACCCGATCCTGGGCCTGAACGAAGCATTCAACGCCGACCCCCGCGCCACCAAGGTCAACCTCGGCGTGGGCGTGTACACCAACGAAGAGGGGCGCATTCCGCTGCTGCGCGCGGTGGCCGAAGCCGAGAACGCTCTGACCGCCAAGCACGCGCCGCGCGGCTACCTGCCGATCGAAGGCATCGCTGCCTACGACCAGGCCGTGCAGACCCTGCTGTTCGGCGCCGGATCGGCGCTGATCGAAGGCGGCCGGGTGATCACCGCCCAGGCCCTGGGTGGCACCGGCGCGCTGAAGATCGGCGCCGACTTCCTCAAGCGCCTGCTGCCGGACGCCACCGTCGCCATCAGCGACCCGAGCTGGGAGAACCACCGCGCGCTGTTCGAAGCCGCCGGTTTCCCGGTGCGTAACTACCGTTACTACGATGCCTTCAGCAACGGCGTCAACCGCGGCGGCCTGCTGGAAGACCTGAAGAACCTGCCGGCCCGTTCCATCGTGGTGCTGCATGCCTGCTGCCACAACCCGACCGGCGTCGACCTGAGCATGGACGACTGGCAGGCCGTGCTGGAAATCGTCCGCGAGCGCGAGCACGTGCCCTTCCTCGACATCGCCTACCAGGGCTTCGGCGACGGCATCGAGGAAGACGCTGCCGCCGTGCGCCTGTTCGCCCAGTCGGGGCTGACCTTCTTCGTCTCCAGTTCCTTCTCCAAGTCCTTCTCGCTGTACGGCGAGCGGGTCGGCGCGCTGTCCATCGTCACCGGCTCGCAGGACGAGACCGGCCGCGTGCTGTCGCAGCTCAAGCGGGTGATCCGCACCAACTACTCCAACCCGCCGACCCACGGCGCCAGCGTGGTCGCCGCGGTACTGGGCAGCCCCGAGCTGCGCGCCATGTGGGAGGCCGAACTGGGCGAGATGCGCGAGCGCATCCGCGGCATGCGCCTGGCCATGGTCGAGCAGCTGGCGGCCCTGGACGCCAAGCGCGATTTCGGCTTCGTCGCCCAGCAGCGCGGCATGTTCTCCTACTCGGGCCTGACCACCGAACAGGTGGAGCGCCTGAAGAGCGAATTCGCCATCTATGCGGTCGGCACCGGACGCATCTGCGTGGCGGCCCTGAACCAGCGCAACCTGCCGTTCGTCACCCAGGCCATCGCCCAGGTCCTCTAA